CCACTTCTACCATTGCTTGGCAAAAACTAGACTTATGCTCGTCGCCTGAAGCTAAGTTCTTTTGCTTGTCTCTCAGAAACTCTCGAATCAACTGATGTAACACATAAGTATCTTCGCCCGTAAGCAAGTGCAAGTTTTCTAATTCTACTCTTGCATCTTCCAGTTCTTCTGCATCAAGATCCGCAGCCGCACGTTCCACCAGTAACCAAGGAATCCCAGCTAAAGCAAACAAACTTAGTAAACAGCCTAATTGTTGAGCAGACTCACTTAATTCGGACCAACTCAATTCAAAAGCAGCCGCTACTCCACGTTTGATATCTAGAGTCCAAGTGGGATCATTTTCTTTTACTTCTAAAGAAGGATGCCTTAGCCCTTTTTCCTCTAAGCGTCGCAGCATTTCTGTCAAGGATATTTTACGTTTTTTTACATACCGCCCGACTAATTGCAACGCCAGAGGTAAGTAGCCTAAACGCTGAACGAGTTCTTTTGCTTTTATGGATTCTTGGGTGACCTTTTGTTCCCCAACCAATTGAGTCAATAATAAGAGTGCATCATCCTCTTGCAAAACTTCCAAAAACAAAGAACCTGCTAAATCTAACTTGAGTCGTGTTGTTATCAGTACTTTAAACTGGGATGGTTGTGGTGGTAGTAATGGTTTTATCAGACTGTAATCTTTAACATCATCCACAACCACAAGCGTGTCTCCCTTGTGCTGCCAATGTTGCCAACACCAGCGTACTCGTTCTGGTAACTCCAAATCTTCTGGCGGCTGCAAGCCCAAATCTGTTCGAGCAAATTGTATTATCTGTAAACCAATATCTTCTTCTCTTGCGCGTAGCCAGCAAATACCACCAGGATAAGTGTGCAACTGTAAATGTAGCAGTGAATGCTGGATTGCTAATTCTGTTTTACCAACTCCCCCCATACCTTCAACAGCTGCAATGACGACTTCATTATTGCGTTGTAACTGTTGGTGGAGGCGTTCTAATTCACGCGATCGTCCGATAAACTTATCTGTATTACTGGGGGGAATATTTTGGGGTATCTTTCGTGCTTGAAATTCCCTCTGCCCCTCTGAACTTGCACCGGAGTTTAGAGGGGCTGGTGAGGGTTTGCGGTTTTATGGCGTTCACGAAGTGGTAACTCTCGCCGTTTGCCAAGTTCTGTTATTGGAGTACTATGTTGCTTTGTAAGAAGGCGGTAAAGTTCTAAATACCCTTCCTCTCCTTCCTTTGTGACGTCGATAAGATAATGCCTGTAAGAACGAAGTGTTATAGGGATATGCTTTGCGTCTTGCGAAGAAAACACAACAGGGATAAACTTGGTATTCCTTCTTTGAGCATCATAAAGTTGTTGGGTGATAATAGCTCCTTCCCATGTCACACCTAAACCTTTACCAGGTTCTTCCTTACCCCGAAATCGTCGATTGTATGTCTCAGTGCAAACTACAAGCACAAAATCAGCCCATTCCACCTGATTCTCCATCCAGCGTTGCCAACCTTCAGGTGGAAATTGTACATACTCGTCAATCTGACTATCAACCCCCTCATCGCGTAGACGATCCGATAATGTCAGTATGCGATCGTTATGTTCATCTGACTCCCTGCTATAGCTAATGAAAACTTTTGGCTGCGAATTGTCAGAGGGTTTGCGACCAAACATACTAGCTTTCCTTAGTAGTGGTATTACTATGATGCACAGACATACTAGTTCTTCATCAGGAATAGCATATATTCCAGACATTTATCCACGAAAGGCTTTTGAGTAGAATGCCTTCTGTATAGATTTTGTCCGAATATATACAGTAAGAGTTACCACTCCCCCACAACACGAGTAAACAATACTGGCTCAGAAAACTTTCCATAACCAGATTATCTTGTCCATCCCCCACATCCAAACCCAGCCGCCAGATATCACTCGTCGCCAAATCATCCCAATATTGGGGGTTAGCATTATAGCGATCGCGAGCTTGCAAAAGCCATGACTTCGGAAGAATACCATCAGTATCATCCGTCGGGAACTGCGCTTCTACACGAGAATGGGATGCTCCCAGGAATTTAAATATTTGGAATGCTCCCTATATACACTTGCTTTTACCGATGTCATGTATAGAATAGTTATGACAAATAATGAATTGCTGACAACGCCATAAATATGAAATCTCTTAAAAAAGAATAAAGAAATAATATGTTGTGCTAAGGTTGGACACAACAAAACCAATTCAAAATTCAAAATTCAAAATTCAAAATGAATAAAGCCAGACGTAACAGGGGTTTTGAAGTGTGTATCTATCGCATTATTTTTTTATTGGTAAACTTTTCAAACAGTTATCAGTGAACAGTTTTTACTGTTTACTGATAACTGATAACTCGTAACTTATAAAGAATAAAATTGTTCAGCTATCAATCAATAGCTGAACAATTTTAAAATGCAAAGAATTTAACAATATCCATCTACAATTTTGGCTAGGTAAATGGGACAAGGATTTTTTCAAATTGGGGTAACGTTGTGTATTGTTGTAATAGTAATCACTCCACTATTAGGCAGATACATGGCGCGTGTGTTTTTGGGACAAAAAACGCTGCTGGACTCAATAATGAAACCTGTAGAGGGAATGATTTATAAATTGGCAGATACATCAACCGAAGATGACATGAGGGGTTGGCAGTATGCCAGAGCACTACTTTGCAGCAACATGCTCATGGGTGTTATGGTGTTTGTGCTCATATGTCTTCAGAAAATCTTACCTTGGAATCCTCAGGGATTAGCTGCTCCTAAATGGGACATCACGCTGCACACGACCATTTCATTTTTGACAAACACCGATCAGCAACACTACTCTGGTGAAACAACCTTAAGTTATTTTAGCCAAACAGCAGCTTTAACTTTTTTGATGTTTACTTCAGCCGCAACTGGGTTAGCTGTTGGAATTGCGTTCATCAGAGGTTTGACAGGTAAACGACTGGGAAATTTCTATGTTGATCTGACTCGTTCCATAACGCGCATATTGCTGCCAATTTCGATTGTAGGTGCGATCGCACTACTAGCCCTAGGCGTACCACAAACCTTAGATGGATCTTTGAAATTGACAACATTGGAAGGAGCAACGCAGTATATAGCCAGAGGTCCTGTTGCTTCTTTTGAAATCATCAAACAATTGGGAGAGAATGGTGGTGGTTTTTTTAATGCCAATTCTGCTCATCCGTATGAAAATCCTAGCAGTATTTCTAACCTCATAGAAATCATTGCCATGATTTGCATACCAGCGGCGTTGATCCACACCTATGGCATTTTTGCCAATAACGCCAAGCAAGCAAGGCTACTTTATTGGATGGTATTTGCCATCTATGGAGTTTTGATTGGTGTCACAGCGATTGGTGAGTATCAAGGAAATCCGATTATTGATAATGCCTTGGGATTAGAATTGCCTAATTTAGAGGGGAAGGAAGTCAGGTTTGGCTGGGCACAAACGGCGTTGTGGGCAATAACGACAACTGGAACTATGACTGGTTCTGTAAACGGGATGCATGATTCCTTGATGCCTCAAGGACTTTTTTCTACCTTATTGAATATGTTTTTACAGATAGTTTGGGGCGGACAAGGAACTGGAACCGCTTACTTATTTATTTATTCAATTCTCAGCGTATTTCTCACAGGACTGATGGTGGGACGGACTCCAGAGTTTTTAGGACGCAAAATTGAAAAAAAAGAAATTGTCCTTGCCAGTGTTGTGCTGCTGGTTCATCCAATTGCTGTATTGCTCCCCAGTGCCATTAGCTTAGCTTTTCCAAATACCTTAGCATTTTTCATTCCACCGCCGGGATATACGAAATCCCCAGAATTTCACAACATCTCCCGAGTGATTTACGAATACGCTTCAGCTAGTGCTAACAATGGTTCTGGCTTGCAGGGATTGGGAAATAGCACTTTGTGGTGGAATTTAAGTACTTGTTTTAGCCTTCTGATGGGAAGATACATACCAATTATTGCCATTTTGCTTTTAGCACAGAGCATGGCAGGCAAACTACCAGTACCCGAAACTCCAGGCACCCTCAGAACTGACTCTACATTATTTACTGCCATTACAGCTGGAATCATTTTGATTTTAGGTCTGTTGACATTCTTCCCCGTTTTAGCTTTAGGGCCGATCGCCGAAGGTATTAAACTTGCCAGCCCCATAAAATAATCTTTTACAGCGGTTTTTATATGAATAGACCACAAATCGTAGGGGAGCCAGTGCGTTGGACGGGTTTCCCGGCTTGAAGCATCTGGCGTTGGGCATTGCTCATAAAAGCTTATGTGATAGACATTTGAGATATTGGTTCGCAGTCCGTTGCGGGGGTTCCCCCCGTTGTTCGCGCAGCGTCTCCGGAGGAGATAGGAACTGCGTTCGCGTAGCGTCTCCGCAGGAGATACCCGGAGGGTGAGCAATGCCCACCTTACAGAAAACCGCTGTAAAGTGCGTATCCGTAAGGACATATTTAGGACTTATACTAAGTTGCGTTCAAAGAAATAATTTCAGAAACCAACCACAAAGACGAGCCAGCGCGAATGACGGCTCTCCAACGCCAGATACCTGGCTGTCGGGAAACCCTCCCGCAGTACTGGCTCCTCCGTAGGCGTCTGGCGTCCCAAAGAGCGCTAAGGAAGAAAAAAGAAGATTACCTGTATGAATGCAACTTGGTATTACGCACGAGTTACGAAAAAACAAGATTGTGAGATTGCTTCCTTACGTCGCAATGACACAACTACGTTTACCTTGCATAAGTCCTGATATTTTGAACTTTGAATTTTGAACTTTGAATTTTTAATTCCCTCTCATGGACACCACAAATCCTTCTTATTCTCCTCGCAAAAGCGATCGCCGCCAAGCAGGTAAACAATCGCGAGTCAGCACCACAGGACTTTACCTCAGAGCGATCAAAGATGCTTTTGTCAAGCTCAATCCTAAATACGCGATTAAAAACCCCGTGATGTTCTTGGTTTGGGTTGGTACAATTATCACTTTAGTAGCTACTATCAACCCTTATTTGTTTGGTCCAGTTCGAGGCAAGAATCTACAACTTTTCAACGGATTGATTACAGGAATTTTGTTCTTCACCGTTTTATTTGCCAACTTTGCGGAAGCTGTCGCAGAGGGACGCGGTAAAGCGCAAGCTGATGCTTTAAGGACAACCAAGTCAGAAACCATTGCCAAAAAACTTCTCTCTGATGGTTCAGTTAGTGAAGTTTCTTCCACCAGCTTGCGGATAGGCGATACAGTGTATGTGGCTGCTGGTGATGTGATCCCCGCTGATGGGGAAGTGATTATGGGTGTCGCTAGTGTGGATGAGTCTGCAATTACTGGGGAATCTGCACCAGTCCTGAAGGAAACAGGTTCAGATGTGGCGAGTTCTGTAACTGGCGGTACGCGAATTCTCTCTGATGAACTTATTATCCGTATCACTGTAGATCCAGGCAAGGGGTTTATCGACCGCATGATTGCTTTGGTGGAAGGGGCAGAACGCACAAAAACACCGAATGAGATTGCTTTGACGGTGTTACTAGCGGTTCTCACCTTGGTGTTTCTTTTTGTTGTGGTGACTTTGCCTGCGATCGCCAGCTATGTTGGAAGTCCAATTAGTGTGGTAGTATTAGTTGCCTTGTTAGTTGCTTTAATTCCCACAACAATTGGGGGATTACTGAGTGCGATCGGCATTGCTGGTATGGATCGAGTTGCCCAGTTTAACGTTATTGCCACATCAGGACGAGCAGTAGAAGCCTGCGGTGATGTCAATACTTTGGTGCTTGATAAAACAGGTACAATCACTCTTGGTAATCGTTTGGCAGAAGGGTTTATCCCCATCAACAGGTATTCCATAGAGCAAGTTGCCAATGTTGCTTTAGCAGCAAGTATTTTTGACAATACACCAGAAGGGAAATCAATTGTTCGACTGGCAGAAAAATTAGGGGCTACCATTGATTTTGACCGTAACAGGGCTGAAGCTATAGAGTTTTCAGCAAAAACTCGTATGAGTGGCACAAACTTACCCAATGGTAGCCAAGTGCGTAAGGGTGCAGTGTCGGCAATTAAGGGATTTGTCCGTTCTCGCAATCAACAAGATACGCCGACGCCGGTACTCGATGCAGCATATGAAAAAATTTCAAAACTGGGAGGAACACCCTTAGCAGTAGCCCTTGATAGTGAAATTTACGGCGTTATTTATCTTAAGGATATTATCAAACCAGGTATCCGTGAACGTTTTGAGCAGTTGCGGCGAATGGGAGTGCGTACCGTCATGCTGACTGGAGACAACCGCATAACTGCGTCTGTGATTGCGGGGGAAGCTGGAGTTGATGACTTTATTGCCGAAGCCACCCCAGAAGATAAAATCTCTGTGATTAAGCGCGAACAAGCGGCGGGCAAACTGGTGGCGATGACGGGTGACGGTACTAACGATGCACCCGCACTAGCGCAAGCAAATGTCGGAGTAGCAATGAATACTGGTACCCAGGCAGCAAAAGAAGCAGCCAATATGGTGGATTTGGACTCTGATCCCACAAAGCTGATTGATATTGTTGCTATTGGAAAACAACTGCTGATTACTCGCGGTGCTTTGACGACGTTTTCTATTGCCAATGATATTGCCAAGTATTTTGCAATTATCCCAGTGTTGTTTACCTCAGCTAATTTGGGAAGTTTAAATATCATGAAGTTAACGAGTACCAATTCTGCTGTACTGTCGGCTTTGATTTACAATGCTTTGATTATTCCAGCTTTGATTCCTTTGGCACTAACAGGTGTAAAATTTCAACCTTTGACGGCTAATCAGCTTTTGCAACGAAATATTTTTATGTATGGTTTGGGAGGTGTGATTGCGCCGTTTATCGCAATTAAGTTGATTGATTTGTTGATTACTCTGGCGGGATTGGCTTAGAAAATAAGTTGCACCAAGCGCAGACAAATCAGAGGAAAATACTCAAACCAAATCATCTATCCAGTAAGTTTTTCTTAAGGAAAGTGGCTGAGGCGATTTCTTTTGTCTGGTTGCGATACGCGTAGCGTCAAGCCTTTGGCTTATCGCTCTTTAGGAGCATCGCGCTCTCAAAAGTTGCCTCTCGCTATTTTTGTCGCGCTGTGCCTCAATTTGCTGATTGCCCCTATAGTGTATGCTGCTGACAGCACTTTGGAACGCTTTTCTGGTTGGGCAATTGGTGTTTTGGGATTAGTAACACTAGCAATTATCATTTATTTGTCTATTGTCGTTTTTCAGCCAGAACGCTTTTAATTAGGTAATATAGGATTCTTCTTTGATTTTTGCGAAACTAGGTACACTTTTATCAGTTACCAGTTACCAGTTACCAGTTACCAGTGATCAATTGTTCCCTGTTCCCTAGCTCAACTAGTAAATTCATAAACAAAACCGGATTCCTAGACAATTTTGTTACTCATAACAGTAAATTTTCGAGGGCGTTGTAGTTTGATATGTCTATTTATAAAGAAATTAGTAAAGCGATTCGCATCACCTTCATCTTATGGTTATTAACGGCTATTATCTATCCTTTATTTATACTTTTCGTCGCTCAAGTTCCCTTTCTTAAAGACAAAGCTGAAGGGAGCATAGTGTTAAATATCAAGGGAGAAATCATTGGTTCAGCTTTGATTGGTCAACAATTCAGATCTGACCAGTATTTCCACAGTCGCCCTAGTACAATTAGATATAGCCAAGGAAAGCAAGGCAATCCTACTGGCGTCTCTGGAGCTAGCAATCTCGCACCTAGCAGTCCAAAATTGCTACAGCGAATTGTAGAAGAAGCAAATCTACTGAAAGATGAAGAAATTCAACCTACTGCTGATTTAATTTACACATCTGGTTCAGGTTTAGATCCGCATATCTCTATCAAAGCAGTACGGCAGCAGTTG
This portion of the Brasilonema sennae CENA114 genome encodes:
- a CDS encoding SEFIR domain-containing protein, yielding MFGRKPSDNSQPKVFISYSRESDEHNDRILTLSDRLRDEGVDSQIDEYVQFPPEGWQRWMENQVEWADFVLVVCTETYNRRFRGKEEPGKGLGVTWEGAIITQQLYDAQRRNTKFIPVVFSSQDAKHIPITLRSYRHYLIDVTKEGEEGYLELYRLLTKQHSTPITELGKRRELPLRERHKTANPHQPL
- the kdpA gene encoding potassium-transporting ATPase subunit KdpA → MGQGFFQIGVTLCIVVIVITPLLGRYMARVFLGQKTLLDSIMKPVEGMIYKLADTSTEDDMRGWQYARALLCSNMLMGVMVFVLICLQKILPWNPQGLAAPKWDITLHTTISFLTNTDQQHYSGETTLSYFSQTAALTFLMFTSAATGLAVGIAFIRGLTGKRLGNFYVDLTRSITRILLPISIVGAIALLALGVPQTLDGSLKLTTLEGATQYIARGPVASFEIIKQLGENGGGFFNANSAHPYENPSSISNLIEIIAMICIPAALIHTYGIFANNAKQARLLYWMVFAIYGVLIGVTAIGEYQGNPIIDNALGLELPNLEGKEVRFGWAQTALWAITTTGTMTGSVNGMHDSLMPQGLFSTLLNMFLQIVWGGQGTGTAYLFIYSILSVFLTGLMVGRTPEFLGRKIEKKEIVLASVVLLVHPIAVLLPSAISLAFPNTLAFFIPPPGYTKSPEFHNISRVIYEYASASANNGSGLQGLGNSTLWWNLSTCFSLLMGRYIPIIAILLLAQSMAGKLPVPETPGTLRTDSTLFTAITAGIILILGLLTFFPVLALGPIAEGIKLASPIK
- the kdpB gene encoding potassium-transporting ATPase subunit KdpB; its protein translation is MDTTNPSYSPRKSDRRQAGKQSRVSTTGLYLRAIKDAFVKLNPKYAIKNPVMFLVWVGTIITLVATINPYLFGPVRGKNLQLFNGLITGILFFTVLFANFAEAVAEGRGKAQADALRTTKSETIAKKLLSDGSVSEVSSTSLRIGDTVYVAAGDVIPADGEVIMGVASVDESAITGESAPVLKETGSDVASSVTGGTRILSDELIIRITVDPGKGFIDRMIALVEGAERTKTPNEIALTVLLAVLTLVFLFVVVTLPAIASYVGSPISVVVLVALLVALIPTTIGGLLSAIGIAGMDRVAQFNVIATSGRAVEACGDVNTLVLDKTGTITLGNRLAEGFIPINRYSIEQVANVALAASIFDNTPEGKSIVRLAEKLGATIDFDRNRAEAIEFSAKTRMSGTNLPNGSQVRKGAVSAIKGFVRSRNQQDTPTPVLDAAYEKISKLGGTPLAVALDSEIYGVIYLKDIIKPGIRERFEQLRRMGVRTVMLTGDNRITASVIAGEAGVDDFIAEATPEDKISVIKREQAAGKLVAMTGDGTNDAPALAQANVGVAMNTGTQAAKEAANMVDLDSDPTKLIDIVAIGKQLLITRGALTTFSIANDIAKYFAIIPVLFTSANLGSLNIMKLTSTNSAVLSALIYNALIIPALIPLALTGVKFQPLTANQLLQRNIFMYGLGGVIAPFIAIKLIDLLITLAGLA
- a CDS encoding potassium-transporting ATPase subunit F — translated: MSGCDTRSVKPLAYRSLGASRSQKLPLAIFVALCLNLLIAPIVYAADSTLERFSGWAIGVLGLVTLAIIIYLSIVVFQPERF
- the kdpC gene encoding K(+)-transporting ATPase subunit C, translating into MSIYKEISKAIRITFILWLLTAIIYPLFILFVAQVPFLKDKAEGSIVLNIKGEIIGSALIGQQFRSDQYFHSRPSTIRYSQGKQGNPTGVSGASNLAPSSPKLLQRIVEEANLLKDEEIQPTADLIYTSGSGLDPHISIKAVRQQLDRVARARKLRPDEILPFINKYTEGRFLGIFGEPGVNVLKLNYALDLDEFNRQQNR